A part of Paroedura picta isolate Pp20150507F chromosome 7, Ppicta_v3.0, whole genome shotgun sequence genomic DNA contains:
- the SIGMAR1 gene encoding sigma non-opioid intracellular receptor 1: MGLVAGRGWAGRGLRAGAVVAAVALLVQALRGWASSARRFEFEPEDIARLAKHHAGLDHELAFSKIIVELRKKHPGHILPDEDLQWVFVNAGGWMGSMCLLHASLSEYVLLFGTAVDTGGHSGRYWADIHDTIISGTFRQWKEGTTKSEIYYPGDTIVHRSGEATAVQWSAGTWMVEYGRGFIPSTLGFALADSVFSTQDFLTLFYTVRVYAKGLLLEASTYFSDTGH, encoded by the exons atgGGGCTGGTGGCGGGGCGCGGCTGGGCCGGGCGGGGGCTGCGCGCGGGGGCGGTGGTGGCCGCAGTGGCGCTCCTCGTCCAGGCCCTGCGCGGGTGGGCCAGCTCCGCCCGCCGCTTCGAGTTCGAGCCCGAAGACATCGCCCGCCTCGCCAAGCACCACGCcg GCCTGGATCACGAGCTGGCCTTTTCTAAAATCATCGTAGAGCTGCGCAAGAAGCATCCAGGGCACATCTTGCCAGACGAGGACCTGCAGTGGGTGTTTGTCAACGCCGGTGGCTGGATGGGCTCCATGTGCCTCCTGCATGCGTCCCTCTCCGAGTACGTGCTGCTCTttggcacagctgtggacacTGGGGGACATTCTG GTCGTTATTGGGCCGATATCCACGACACCATCATTTCAGGCACCTTCCGGcagtggaaggaaggaacgaCCAAAAGTGAGATCTACTACCCAG GAGATACCATCGTTCACCGCTCCGGAGAGGCCACGGCCGTGCAGTGGAGCGCTGGCACATGGATGGTGGAGTACGGCCGGGGATTCATCCCATCCACCCTCGGCTTCGCCCTCGCCGACTCCGTTTTCAGTACTCAGGATTTCCTTACTCTCTTCTACACCGTACGGGTCTACGCCAAGGGGCTGCTCCTGGAGGCCAGCACCTACTTCAGTGACACAGGCCATTAA